Proteins encoded within one genomic window of Patescibacteria group bacterium:
- a CDS encoding methyltransferase domain-containing protein produces MLARIRAKARGISHGPLLYYALNMGLIHDQREGVSLGGGGVRIRGYWDIDICHSSDLVMDLSKKPMPFREQSMKYAVCISVISYFPYDKASFLIKEIFRVLKKGGIVRFGAPDLHLLAKKYVEGDREFFFQKLPNGHDRF; encoded by the coding sequence ATGCTTGCTAGAATTCGTGCTAAAGCTCGAGGTATTTCTCATGGCCCACTTCTATACTACGCCTTAAACATGGGGCTTATTCACGATCAACGAGAAGGAGTTAGTCTTGGAGGGGGTGGTGTTAGGATACGTGGTTATTGGGATATTGATATCTGTCATTCATCAGATCTTGTTATGGATCTTTCAAAGAAACCAATGCCCTTTCGCGAGCAATCAATGAAGTATGCAGTATGTATTAGTGTGATAAGCTACTTCCCTTATGATAAAGCCTCTTTTTTGATAAAAGAAATATTTAGAGTTCTTAAAAAGGGAGGAATCGTTCGTTTTGGCGCTCCAGACTTACACCTTCTCGCAAAAAAATATGTCGAGGGTGATCGCGAATTTTTTTTCCAAAAACTTCCAAATGGTCACGATCGATTTG
- a CDS encoding class I SAM-dependent methyltransferase, whose translation MNAAKKTVTFGWRNVIKPLLGRINFLYLKLYILRGYSGERRIDYQRRFVEFDIAPGEKVLDVGSGGEPFIYATHLCDPNPGKTQHRYNDLKTDNKLFAQASAENLPYGTKEFDFVYSAHVLEHVDDPAKACDEIMRVGKRGYIETPTRMSDIMSNFTRLPNFHKWHVTRIGNTLVFNEYQDYEQRDMGTDEFYHMVHAIYPNAIQRMFKVNNDLFTNMFLWSGGFNYFVFNKKGELISSFVYTDTNT comes from the coding sequence ATGAATGCCGCTAAAAAAACAGTAACTTTCGGTTGGCGTAATGTAATAAAACCTCTTTTGGGAAGGATAAATTTTTTATATCTCAAACTCTATATTCTAAGGGGATATTCAGGTGAAAGGAGAATTGATTATCAAAGACGCTTTGTGGAATTCGATATCGCGCCTGGAGAAAAAGTTCTTGACGTTGGAAGTGGGGGAGAGCCATTCATATATGCAACGCATTTGTGCGATCCAAATCCAGGGAAAACTCAGCATCGCTATAATGACCTTAAAACGGATAACAAGCTTTTTGCACAGGCAAGCGCAGAAAATCTTCCCTATGGCACAAAGGAATTTGATTTTGTTTACAGTGCGCATGTTCTTGAACATGTGGATGATCCGGCAAAGGCATGTGATGAGATTATGCGTGTAGGGAAACGAGGATATATCGAGACCCCAACCCGTATGTCAGATATTATGAGTAACTTTACGCGCCTCCCCAACTTCCATAAGTGGCATGTGACCCGTATTGGAAATACGCTTGTTTTCAATGAGTATCAAGATTATGAACAACGAGATATGGGTACTGATGAATTTTATCACATGGTCCATGCGATCTACCCAAATGCAATACAGAGAATGTTTAAGGTAAATAATGACCTTTTTACGAATATGTTTCTTTGGTCGGGTGGATTTAATTATTTTGTTTTCAACAAGAAGGGTGAGTTAATCTCATCTTTTGTCTATACTGATACAAATACATAG